GGTTCAATGCTGAAAGATGTCCGGTTCAAGGCGGAATACTATTGGAACAGTTCTCCGAAAAAGACCGAGGGCCTTGACGGGCATACCCTCGCGTTTTCGCTGCAGTTTGGCATCGGCCAGACGAGTTATACATTTGTCGAAGAAAAAAATGCCAAGCATAAATTCAGTTTGTCTGAAAAAATTTCTAGGTTTATGGCGCTCAAATAAAAAATGATTGAGAATGGATATGAAAAATAAAGTTGCGCTGGTTGCCGTTATTCTGGTTTCATTTGCGTTTGTGCAGTTTTCTCTCGCATCTGAGTTGCTGAAGTGCGGCGGTGTTGAACGGAGCGTACAGGAGGATCCGTTACTCGGAAAGCCTTTTGTAATCTACCCCTTCGATGCGGGTGACAGTGCGCAGTATCATGCGACGATTGTGAGGTATTGCGGCCCTGCGGCGGGCAGTGTGGCGTTTGCCGGCTCGCTTGATTCCCTGAATAATGACAGCGCTGTTGTGGAAAGTGATTCTGCTGCCCTGAAAGACAAGCTTGTACGCAAGGCGGCCGTCTTGTATATCCACGGATTCAATGACTATTTCTTCCAGCGGAACCTTGCCGAAAAGATGGATTCCGCGGGCTATGCCTTCTATGCGATAGACCTGCACAAGTACGGACGTTCGTACCGTGAAGGCGAAACGATGGGTGAGCTCCGCGATATTCAGGAGTACTACGCCGAACTCGATTCTGCGATTGCGTTTGTCCGCAAGGTTGAAGGCGATTCCGTGCCGCTTGTGATGCTGGGGCATAGCACCGGCGGGCTTATCGCATGCCTTTATGCGGCAGACCGCGAAAACGGTGCTGGCTTTGCTGCTATCGTATTGAACAGTCCCTTCTTGGAAATGAATTACGTGTGGCCGATTCGCCGTATTGGCGCTCCTGTGCTTTCGGCGGTGGGGGCGATTTTCCCGAATCTGGGAATTCCGCGCAGCAAGAACGAGAACTACGACAAGAGTCTTTTGAAGGCCGACTATGGCGAGTGGGAATACGACTCGAAGCTGAAGGTTCGCGGTAGTTTGGCGATTGACTTCGGGTGGCTCCATGCTATCCATCAGGGCCATGTGCGCGTGCAGGCCGGCTTGCGGCTTTCGCCTCCGGTTCTGGTGATGCACAGCGGCTGCAGTTTTATCGATGACGACTGGAGCGAGGAATATACCCGTTGCGACGGTGTGCTGAACGTGGAGCATATCCGCGAATATGGCCGCAATCTTGGACCGAGCGTGCAGCTCGAAGAAATAGAGGGCGGCCTCCACGACCTGTTCCTTTCGCACTTGCCGGCCCGCGACAACGCCTACAGGAAGATGTTCCAATTCCTGGACAGCAGGCTTTGATTCACGTGCCCTGAAGTCGCTTTTGTATTGTCGTGCGCCCTGCGCCAGAAAATGCTATTTTTCATGACGCCTTCATTTTTTGAAAGACGAGGTTATGATGATTATTGATTTGAAAGGCATGGAAACGACCGTGCTGCCGAATTTCAAGGGCGGCGAGAAGGAATACAAGGCTAAGATGTACTTTGACGGTACGACCCGCATTATGCGCGGGACTCTTGAACAGGGCGCTTCCATCGGTTACCACAAGCACGAGAGCAACAGCGAAATCATGTTCTTCATTGCGGGCAAGGGCAAGGTGCTCTTTGACGACGGCGTGGAATACGTGGAAGCGGGCCAGTGCCATTTTTGCCCGAAGGGTCATAGCCACAGTTTGATTAACGAGAACGAGGAACCGCTGGAGTTCTACGCCTGCGTCCCGGAACTCGGATAGATTAAGTTTAAGATTGCCGCGGTCGATGCGCTCTTTCGCAATGACGTGGCGGAAAAACGGAGAATTGATATGTCTAAGTTGATGCGCTCTATTTCCGGCATTCGCGGAATTGTCGGCGACACCCTCACCCCGCAGGTTCTCAAGAGCCATGTGCGCGCCTTCCTCGAAATCACGAAGGCGAAACGCGTTGTTATCGGGCGCGACAGCCGCCCCACCGGCGATGCCATCGTGCAGTTTGTCGCGGGCATCTGCCGCCTCTCCGGCGTAGACGTGGTGGACGTTGGCCTTTCGACGACGCCGTCCGTGGAACTCCTCACGACGCATTTCAAGGCGGATGCTGGCATCATCATTACCGCAAGCCATAACCCGCTCGAATGGAACGCGCTCAAGTTCCTCAACAACAAGGGACTCTTCCTCGGGCCCGATGACGTGAAGAAGCTTTTCGAGCTCGCCGATGCGGACAACTTCACCTATCCAGATTACCGCACGATGGGCAAGTACGAAGTCGCGCCGGATGCCGACGGCATTCATATCGACGGCACGCTCAAGATTCCGTTCGTGGACGTGGAAGCCATCAAGGCGAAGCATTTCAAGGTGGCCGTGGATGCCGTGAATGGTGCGGGCAGCTACATTGTTCCGCGCCTGTTGGAACAGCTCGGCTGCGAAGTGGTGCGCGTGCATTGCGAACCCGATGGCACGTTCCCGCGCGGTGCGGAACCGATTCCGGAGAACCTGGGCGACCTGCGTGAAGCCGTAAAGAAGAACGGCTGTGCGGTGGGATTTGCCGTGGACCCGGATGCCGACCGCTGCGCCCTCGTGGACGGTTTGGGACAAAGTATCGGTGAGGAATATACGCTTGCCATCGCGACGGACGAAGTGCTTGCCCAGAAGAAGGGAAGCGTCTGCGTGAACCTTTCTACAAGCCGCATGAACGAAGATGTCGCCGCGAAGTACGGTTGCGGTTTCAGTCGTGCGAAGGTGGGCGAAATCAACGTGAGCCTGCAGATGATCGAAAACGGCTGCGTTATCGGTGGCGAAGGCAACGGCGGCGTGATTCTGCCGGCGCTTCACTACGGGCGCGATAGCCTTGTGGCCGCGGCTCTTGTCTTGAGCTGGATGGCTCATCACGATGGCGGCCCCGAAAAGTTCGTGGCTGAAAACCCTGCCTATGTGATGCCGAAGAAGAAGTTTGAACTCGGCGACAAGAAGGTGGCGGACATTCTCCCGAAGGTGAAGGCGGAATTTGCCGGCTGGACCATGGACGAACGCGACGGCCTCTGGCTTGGCAGTGAAAAGTCCTGGGTGCATGTGCGCGCGAGCAATACCGAGCCGGTGATTCGCGTGATTGCGGAAGCGCCGACGGCTGCTGAGGCCGAAGAGCTTTGCAGCAAGGTCGAAAAACTCATATAGCGACCGCTCGTTCGTCATATTGGGGACTGGACCTCCGGTTTCTCACTCTCCCCGCAAGGGGGACCATGACCACATAAGCGCTAAAGCGCCAAGTGGTCAAAGTGCTCTCGCAAAAGCGCCTCGTATTAACGAGGCGCTTTTTGCTTACAAAACCTTCGCTATGCAGCGTTTATTTCCTTTACAGTTCAATTCCCGTGTCACGCTCGATGACCGTCTCGCAGGCGGCTTTGAACGTTTCGGGCGTCGCGACGATGGTGACGGATTCCTTCGCGCGCGTGATGCCCGTGTAGAGAATCTGCCGGTTGAGCAGAGGGTGCTCGGGCCTTGTCGGTATAAACATCAGCACATGGTCGTATTCGGAGCCTTGTGCCTTATGGATGGTAATCGCAAATGCGGTCTCAAGCACATTAGGCGCGAATTGGTATTCCGGGTAAAAAACGAACCCCCTGTTGCTTTTGAACAGGATGAATTTTTCGCCGTTGCCCTGCGTAAATAGAATTCCCGTGTCGCCATTGTAAAGTTTGAAACTGCTTTGGTTGCGGTTGAGCATGATAATCTTGCTGATGTTTGCCCCTTTCGCCTTGGAAAGCAGAAGGCGCTCTATCGCCGCATTGATGTTTTGGACGCCTGCGGCCCCTGAACGTTCGGCAGAAAGGATGCGCGCCTTGGTGCAAAAGTTCCAGACGCGTTCCAGCAATTCTTCTTGGTTCGACTGATTCGGAACGACTTGTGCGGCAAGCTCCACGAAGGAACCCAGATATTCGTCGGCCCATATTTCGAGGATTCCCTGCAGTTGGGCGGATTTTTCTCGCGTATCCAGGTTCAGCAATTGCACTTCGCTGCGCATGTTCCATTCGCTTGGCGGAACGAACGTGCAGGGGGATTCGCTAAAATCGAGTTTGGCGAGGTGCCCGATGGCCGAGTTTTCGTTGAAACGCCTTGAAACGGTGAGCTTGACGGTCGAATCAGCCTTGGATTCCAGAAGTTCGCCGAGGACGGCGCCCGCATCGACGGAAGGCAGCTGGTGCGCATCGCCCAGGAGGAATATGCGCGCGCTGTGCGGCAGTGCTTGCAAGAAGTTCGCAAAAAGCGTCAGGTCAATCATGCTCGATTCATCGATAACGAAAACGGAATTTTCCGGGAAACGGTTTTCGGAGTTATAGATGAACTTGTTGTCGTCGGGCTTGTAGCCCAGCAGCCTATGGAGCGTATAGGAGTCTGCGTTCGACATCTTGTTGTAAATTACGAGGTTCGTTTCGAATTCGTCGGCACCAATCAGGTTGACGGACTGTTCGATACTTTCCTTCATGCGGTCGGCCGCCTTGCCGCTAGGTGCCGCAAGGTAAAGGGGCGCCTGCAGATGCTTTTCGGAATTCAGGTAGAGCTCGCGTAGCAAGAAGAATATGACGGTCGTCTTGCCGGTGCCCGGCCCGCCGGTGACAATCAGGTTTTCTTGCCTGCCGCGGATTACGGCCAGCGCCTGTTCCTGTTCCAGCGTGATTCCGCTCCCTTGCGGGCCATGCGTGATAGATTTGATGGTCTGCACACATTGCGGGATTTCCGCTTCATCATAGGGAACGTGATTGAAGAATTCTTTGACCTTGTCTTCTACGATAACTTTCGCGAAATAATATTTGGAGGGGTACAGGAACCCGTTCTGTAGCACGAAAGGCTTTTGATAAAAAGAATTGGCGTCCGGTGCGCTGTCTACAATATTCCCGTAGGCGCCCTGCTTGATGGAAACCGCCCCGTTCACGATGGATTCCGAGAACTCGCCAAAATCCGCAATGCCTAGGTTCTGCATTTTCTTGTTGATCGCCTGGCGCAAAGGCGCTTCTTCGACGGAAATTCGCGTATCGCCGTCGTTCTGTTTTGCAAGCAACAGGGCGAAAAGATTTTGCGCATCTTGGTTCAAATTCTTTTGGATGCCGGTCAAGAATTTGAGTAGCCGCACCTGGAGCGAAGATATTCCGCCGTATTCAAGCAATGTGTTGATGAACGAATCACGCATCAGGCGATAATCTCCTTGTAAAGGCTTTCCAGTTCTTTGAAGGAGCCGAATGTGCTTGCTACAATACCGCTATTTTCGTTTGCGCGGCAACCCCTGAAGAACACGTAGTAGATGCCGCCAAAGTAGTTGTTGAAAATTTCCTGCTCGCTCATCTCGGGGTAGAACGATTTTAGCCAGCGGATCAACACGTAGGAATAGAGGACCTGCTGTACATTGTAACGCCG
This region of Fibrobacter sp. genomic DNA includes:
- a CDS encoding cupin domain-containing protein, whose amino-acid sequence is MMIIDLKGMETTVLPNFKGGEKEYKAKMYFDGTTRIMRGTLEQGASIGYHKHESNSEIMFFIAGKGKVLFDDGVEYVEAGQCHFCPKGHSHSLINENEEPLEFYACVPELG
- a CDS encoding alpha/beta hydrolase, whose amino-acid sequence is MKNKVALVAVILVSFAFVQFSLASELLKCGGVERSVQEDPLLGKPFVIYPFDAGDSAQYHATIVRYCGPAAGSVAFAGSLDSLNNDSAVVESDSAALKDKLVRKAAVLYIHGFNDYFFQRNLAEKMDSAGYAFYAIDLHKYGRSYREGETMGELRDIQEYYAELDSAIAFVRKVEGDSVPLVMLGHSTGGLIACLYAADRENGAGFAAIVLNSPFLEMNYVWPIRRIGAPVLSAVGAIFPNLGIPRSKNENYDKSLLKADYGEWEYDSKLKVRGSLAIDFGWLHAIHQGHVRVQAGLRLSPPVLVMHSGCSFIDDDWSEEYTRCDGVLNVEHIREYGRNLGPSVQLEEIEGGLHDLFLSHLPARDNAYRKMFQFLDSRL
- the recD gene encoding exodeoxyribonuclease V subunit alpha, yielding MRDSFINTLLEYGGISSLQVRLLKFLTGIQKNLNQDAQNLFALLLAKQNDGDTRISVEEAPLRQAINKKMQNLGIADFGEFSESIVNGAVSIKQGAYGNIVDSAPDANSFYQKPFVLQNGFLYPSKYYFAKVIVEDKVKEFFNHVPYDEAEIPQCVQTIKSITHGPQGSGITLEQEQALAVIRGRQENLIVTGGPGTGKTTVIFFLLRELYLNSEKHLQAPLYLAAPSGKAADRMKESIEQSVNLIGADEFETNLVIYNKMSNADSYTLHRLLGYKPDDNKFIYNSENRFPENSVFVIDESSMIDLTLFANFLQALPHSARIFLLGDAHQLPSVDAGAVLGELLESKADSTVKLTVSRRFNENSAIGHLAKLDFSESPCTFVPPSEWNMRSEVQLLNLDTREKSAQLQGILEIWADEYLGSFVELAAQVVPNQSNQEELLERVWNFCTKARILSAERSGAAGVQNINAAIERLLLSKAKGANISKIIMLNRNQSSFKLYNGDTGILFTQGNGEKFILFKSNRGFVFYPEYQFAPNVLETAFAITIHKAQGSEYDHVLMFIPTRPEHPLLNRQILYTGITRAKESVTIVATPETFKAACETVIERDTGIEL
- the glmM gene encoding phosphoglucosamine mutase is translated as MSKLMRSISGIRGIVGDTLTPQVLKSHVRAFLEITKAKRVVIGRDSRPTGDAIVQFVAGICRLSGVDVVDVGLSTTPSVELLTTHFKADAGIIITASHNPLEWNALKFLNNKGLFLGPDDVKKLFELADADNFTYPDYRTMGKYEVAPDADGIHIDGTLKIPFVDVEAIKAKHFKVAVDAVNGAGSYIVPRLLEQLGCEVVRVHCEPDGTFPRGAEPIPENLGDLREAVKKNGCAVGFAVDPDADRCALVDGLGQSIGEEYTLAIATDEVLAQKKGSVCVNLSTSRMNEDVAAKYGCGFSRAKVGEINVSLQMIENGCVIGGEGNGGVILPALHYGRDSLVAAALVLSWMAHHDGGPEKFVAENPAYVMPKKKFELGDKKVADILPKVKAEFAGWTMDERDGLWLGSEKSWVHVRASNTEPVIRVIAEAPTAAEAEELCSKVEKLI